A region of Paramormyrops kingsleyae isolate MSU_618 chromosome 17, PKINGS_0.4, whole genome shotgun sequence DNA encodes the following proteins:
- the zbtb38 gene encoding zinc finger and BTB domain-containing protein 38 encodes MTVVSANTKGLMDSVHAHAILSSLNEQRTSGLFCDVTIVVEDIKFKAHRNVLAASSGYFRSTFSTPEPGSLSQVLELVDLRSEVFASILNFIYSSKVAPTGVEDTRLLVAAGKRLGIPFLENMVEHEKRGPGVPSCQTQQPIKTVSPSNTPTSISPQLLKNETARAEEVESASGPRITNAFSITEAGAPLGLRGEGRRPVEPGLLLTQNSTPAFCEPVHNLSEHSYAVSQGGEKEAVAPSLALPKSQIYQSSGPLKKRHRPATLALGTPVLASSDCQISTAAMATTAASTLTSTSSDTNDQVSSTTELPVSEPASARVTSPPCPSLLSSRCDSFPETPSSRATPSRHSQIPKKRFARHLFCKFCCRKFMHLKRLRTHEQVCNKAQTTETECDLRGTEDGDRSSAGDERSTPEREISLQPSLCSNDLSTPKGLTEEPQEVDGRTRKVKDKRVYTCGVCKRAYVTLSSLRRHENVHSWHRAYPCHYCDKVFALAEYRTKHEVWHTGERRYQCIFCLDTFMTYYILKNHQKSYHGIDPRMVVNRKSANGSLKGSIYPIKLYRLLPMTFRKRRYTYSQTFPEESPNKTFSLGCSSPTVSFDETGTNVCSSDSLFNMPVTFMATPKVIASVTPHITFDQPCDQDVVQPLSSEGVPSLRPRPSVSSMKEVCTNFTYDDNSGPSVIRYGCMPSLASNPANKVSSVIRQGNDNSPAALKTFQNDKPFLDQSHDRSLNLENPLEALTGAPHHTEAMANYLLGRDQRKTETYIAKPACPGPSEDSRVLPLCQITVKIGEEALVRRRIRGSKLFSRRRKKSHCQVDKEDLNNNLERSGHCPDLRLRTEVASLAETEAYDDATDHDTADQLWRPYYSYKPKKKPKKLRCKRRRSHSRQLGRHVKEDMKVLEPNTRGGCVDMGYSLNDTISSDKAETRSQLKNSGDKMTYTCDTCNAMFFTLSSLQTHVISCRPCFCRVCGKLCTSRDSFDGPEEDKDLVCKSCVENGSCFENTTRAVSTEKRYRCAFCPQRFLYLATKRSHEKKHIEKHSKGYSCYYCPKICKTTIALSIHQKRHLIKAEVGDGYSKSPPRTTCPIPGVKRAPKQEAWELNVDSSVALKLEEQERVNSNDCYQEVKQAQEKMLRSFRDSSVLPCPAEEATTKDRVKEVGPENLKSQAFDYERDLKDGLSYSKKSIITPMGTDHTARLQFLCKEELSFHHDPVIWPKDPSRNGPLG; translated from the coding sequence ATGACAGTGGTGTCGGCCAACACCAAAGGCCTGATGGACAGTGTCCACGCCCACGCAATTCTCAGCTCGCTGAACGAGCAGCGCACAAGCGGCTTGTTCTGCGATGTAACCATCGTGGTCGAGGACATCAAATTCAAGGCTCACCGCAATGTCCTGGCCGCCTCAAGCGGATACTTCCGGAGCACCTTCTCCACTCCCGAGCCTGGCTCATTGAGCCAGGTGCTGGAGCTGGTGGATCTCAGGTCTGAGGTTTTTGCCAGCATCCTTAACTTCATCTACAGCTCCAAAGTGGCTCCTACGGGTGTTGAGGATACCAGGCTGCTGGTGGCCGCAGGGAAAAGGCTTGGCATCCCCTTTCTGGAGAACATGGTGGAACATGAGAAGCGAGGCCCCGGTGTGCCCTCCTGCCAAACCCAGCAGCCAATCAAAACAGTCAGTCCAAGCAATACCCCTACGTCCATCAGTCCTCAACTGCTGAAGAACGAGACGGCCCGGGCCGAAGAGGTAGAAAGTGCCAGCGGTCCCCGGATCACCAACGCTTTCTCCATAACAGAGGCTGGAGCCCCCTTAGGCCTGCGGGGTGAGGGGAGACGACCCGTCGAGCCAGGCCTCCTCCTCACCCAAAACTCCACCCCCGCATTTTGCGAGCCTGTGCACAATCTCTCCGAACACTCATACGCCGTGAGCCAGGGAGGTGAAAAGGAAGCCGTGGCTCCGTCTCTGGCACTGCCCAAATCACAAATATACCAGAGCTCAGGTCCACTAAAGAAACGACACAGGCCTGCCACACTCGCCCTTGGCACTCCTGTGCTGGCCAGCAGTGACTGCCAGATTTCAACCGCTGCTATGGCTACCACTGCAGCATCCACACTGACATCCACATCCTCAGATACCAACGATCAGGTAAGCAGCACAACAGAGCTACCTGTGAGCGAGCCTGCCTCAGCACGAGTGACAAGCCCTCCGTGTCCATCACTGCTGTCCTCCCGCTGCGATTCCTTCCCAGAGACACCCAGCAGCAGAGCAACTCCCAGCAGACACTCACAAATCCCCAAGAAGAGGTTTGCAAGGCATTTGTTCTGCAAGTTCTGTTGCAGAAAATTCATGCACCTGAAACGACTGCGTACCCATGAGCAGGTGTGCAACAAAGCCCAGACGACTGAAACCGAATGTGACCTCAGGGGCACGGAGGACGGCGATAGATCTTCTGCCGGCGATGAACGAAGTACACCTGAGAGGGAGATCTCACTGCAGCCATCTCTCTGCTCAAACGACCTCTCGACTCCCAAGGGGTTGACTGAGGAACCGCAGGAGGTGGATGGAAGAACCAGGAAGGTGAAAGACAAGAGAGTGTACACATGTGGTGTATGTAAACGGGCCTATGTGACCCTGTCCAGCCTGAGGAGACACGAGAACGTGCACTCCTGGCACAGGGCATACCCGTGTCACTACTGTGACAAAGTGTTTGCCCTGGCCGAGTACCGCACCAAGCACGAGGTCTGGCACACAGGGGAACGCCGCTATCAGTGCATCTTCTGTCTGGATACCTTCATGACCTACTACATCCTGAAGAACCATCAGAAATCCTACCACGGGATTGACCCCAGGATGGTCGTCAACAGGAAATCGGCTAACGGTAGTCTCAAGGGCAGCATTTATCCCATTAAGCTCTACAGGCTTCTACCGATGACGTTTCGAAAGAGGCGGTACACGTACAGTCAAACCTTCCCTGAGGAATCCCCCAACAAGACCTTCTCCCTGGGCTGCAGCTCACCCACAGTCTCTTTTGACGAGACCGGCACAAATGTCTGTTCGAGTGATTCTTTGTTCAATATGCCTGTAACATTCATGGCAACACCTAAAGTGATCGCATCTGTGACTCCCCACATTACCTTTGATCAGCCATGTGACCAGGATGTAGTTCAGCCCTTGTCTTCCGAAGGAGTACCTTCACTGAGACCAAGGCCTTCAGTGTCTTCCATGAAGGAGGTGTGCACCAACTTCACTTATGATGACAACAGTGGCCCATCAGTCATCAGATATGGTTGCATGCCTTCCCTTGCTTCAAATCCAGCTAATAAAGTTTCTTCTGTGATTAGGCAAGGCAATGATAATTCCCCAGCAGCACTGAAGACTTTCCAAAATGACAAGCCCTTCCTAGATCAAAGCCATGATAGATCTCTTAACTTAGAGAATCCGCTGGAGGCCCTTACTGGTGCTCCCCATCATACTGAAGCTATGGCTAATTATCTTCTTGGGAGGGATCAGAGGAAAACTGAAACTTACATTGCCAAGCCTGCATGTCCAGGACCATCAGAGGACAGTCGGGTTCTTCCTCTCTGCCAGATCACAGTAAAGATTGGTGAAGAGGCCCTCGTCCGCCGGAGAATAAGGGGTTCTAAGCTTTTTTCAAGAAGAAGGAAGAAGAGCCATTGTCAAGTGGACAAGGAAGACCTGAACAACAACTTAGAAAGGAGTGGCCATTGCCCAGACCTACGTCTAAGAACTGAGGTCGCCTCACTTGCAGAAACAGAAGCATATGATGATGCCACTGACCATGACACGGCAGACCAACTTTGGCGTCCATACTATTCCTACAAACCTAAGAAAAAACCAAAGAAGTTGAGATGCAAGAGGAGACGGAGTCATAGCAGACAGCTAGGCAGACATGTGAAGGAAGACATGAAGGTCCTAGAACCCAATACTCGGGGGGGCTGCGTGGATATGGGCTACAGCCTAAATGACACAATCTCATCAGACAAAGCAGAGACTAGAAGCCAGTTGAAGAACAGTGGTGACAAGATGACTTATACTTGTGACACCTGCAATGCTATGTTTTTCACCTTGTCCTCGCTGCAGACACATGTGATTTCTTGTCGCCCCTGTTTCTGCCGGGTCTGTGGTAAGCTGTGCACCTCTAGGGACAGTTTTGATGGCCCCGAAGAAGACAAGGACCTCGTCTGCAAATCCTGTGTGGAGAACGGTTCCTGCTTCGAGAATACCACCAGGGCTGTGAGCACGGAAAAGCGATATCGCTGTGCCTTCTGTCCTCAGCGCTTCCTGTATCTTGCCACCAAGAGGAGCCATGAGAAAAAGCATATAGAAAAACACAGCAAGGGCTACAGCTGCTACTACTGCCCCAAAATCTGCAAAACGACCATTGCTCTGAGTATACACCAAAAACGGCACTTAATTAAAGCTGAGGTGGGAGATGGTTACAGCAAGTCACCACCAAGGACTACATGCCCTATACCCGGAGTAAAGCGAGCTCCGAAACAAGAGGCTTGGGAGTTAAACGTAGATTCATCTGTAGCCCTTAAGCTAGAGGAGCAGGAGCGGGTTAACAGCAATGATTGTTATCAAGAAGTCAAACAAGCCCAAGAAAAAATGCTGAGATCGTTTCGCGACAGCTCCGTGCTCCCGTGCCCTGCCGAAGAAGCCACCACCAAGGACAGAGTGAAAGAAGTAGGTCCAGAGAACCTAAAAAGCCAGGCCTTTGACTATGAAAGGGACCTTAAAGATGGGCTCAGTTACAGCAAGAAAAGCATCATAACTCCCATGGGAACAGATCACACAGCTAGGCTTCAGTTCCTCTGCAAGGAGGAGCTATCTTTCCACCATGACCCCGTGATATGGCCAAAGGATCCCAGCAGAAATGGACCACTGGGCTAA